In Caproiciproducens sp. NJN-50, the following are encoded in one genomic region:
- the prmC gene encoding peptide chain release factor N(5)-glutamine methyltransferase: METLEGVYRQGRKTLSRAGIEGPGFEADCLFQKAFGLSRQERILRAREEAGPEAADRFRDLIRERRGGRPLQYLLGEWPFCGRSLLVGEGVLIPREETELLVETASAMLESTAAPAVLDLCSGTGAVALALADRFPESDVRAVEWMEPALGYLNRNIARSGLPNVRAVRLDVLDPESARPFRELDCIVSNPPYVRTDELPGLQREVLREPREALDGGADGLGFYRAIAAHWVPSLRNGGALCAEVGEGQAEEVARIFAGAGMERLRFFRDFNRIERVVSGLKPE; the protein is encoded by the coding sequence ATGGAAACGCTTGAAGGGGTGTATCGGCAAGGGCGGAAAACTCTTTCCCGCGCGGGAATCGAAGGCCCGGGTTTTGAAGCGGACTGCCTGTTCCAAAAAGCGTTCGGTCTTTCCCGGCAGGAGAGGATCCTCCGCGCGCGGGAGGAGGCGGGCCCGGAGGCTGCGGACCGCTTTCGCGATTTGATTCGGGAACGCCGCGGCGGGCGGCCGCTCCAGTATCTTCTGGGGGAGTGGCCGTTCTGCGGCAGGAGCCTGCTGGTGGGAGAGGGCGTGCTGATCCCCCGCGAGGAAACCGAACTGCTGGTCGAAACCGCCTCCGCGATGCTCGAAAGCACGGCGGCGCCCGCCGTGCTGGACCTGTGCTCCGGCACGGGCGCGGTGGCGCTCGCACTTGCGGACCGGTTTCCTGAAAGCGATGTTCGGGCCGTCGAATGGATGGAACCGGCGCTCGGATATCTGAACCGGAACATCGCGCGGAGCGGGCTTCCCAACGTGCGTGCCGTCCGGCTCGACGTTCTGGATCCGGAGTCGGCGCGGCCGTTCCGGGAGCTGGACTGCATCGTATCGAACCCGCCCTATGTCCGCACGGACGAGTTGCCCGGCCTTCAGCGGGAAGTGCTTCGGGAGCCGCGCGAGGCTCTGGACGGCGGTGCGGACGGCCTCGGCTTTTACCGGGCGATCGCGGCGCACTGGGTCCCTTCGTTGCGGAACGGCGGCGCGCTCTGCGCGGAGGTAGGCGAGGGCCAGGCGGAGGAGGTCGCCCGCATCTTCGCGGGCGCGGGCATGGAGCGCCTGCGCTTTTTCAGGGATTTCAATCGGATCGAACGGGTCGTTTCCGGGCTGAAGCCGGAATAA
- a CDS encoding pyridoxamine 5'-phosphate oxidase family protein produces the protein MAILRDAEKTIGNLIDKQKTACVGSVDADGFPNLKAMFSPRKREGIRTFYFTTNTSSLRVAQYRQSPKACVYFCDKRFFRGVMLRGTMEVLEDAENKAAIWREGDDRYYPEGVAAPDYCVLKFTALSGRYYSNFRSENFTV, from the coding sequence ATGGCAATTTTGCGGGATGCGGAGAAGACGATCGGCAATCTGATTGACAAACAGAAAACGGCTTGCGTCGGCTCCGTCGACGCGGACGGTTTTCCAAACCTGAAGGCGATGTTTTCCCCCAGAAAACGGGAGGGAATCCGAACATTTTATTTTACGACCAACACATCGTCGCTCCGCGTGGCACAATACCGTCAATCCCCCAAGGCGTGTGTTTATTTCTGCGACAAGCGGTTTTTCCGCGGCGTGATGCTCAGGGGTACCATGGAGGTTTTGGAGGACGCGGAAAACAAAGCGGCGATTTGGCGTGAAGGCGACGACAGATACTATCCGGAGGGCGTTGCGGCCCCCGACTACTGCGTGCTGAAATTCACGGCGCTGTCGGGCAGATATTACAGCAACTTCCGCTCTGAGAATTTTACCGTATGA
- the cysS gene encoding cysteine--tRNA ligase, producing MKIYNTLTRRKEEFVPITPGEAKIYACGPTVYNFIHIGNARPICVFDVLRRYLEYRGMEVTFVQNFTDIDDKIIRRANEEKTDYLTVSQRYIEEYKTDAAGLNVRPATVHPLATENIDEIISIISGLVEKGYAYPAENGDVYFRTLKDKGYGKLSHQPLDDLKSGARIAVGEHKEDPLDFALWKGSKPGEPSWTSPWGNGRPGWHIECSAMARRYLGKTIDIHCGGQDLIFPHHENEIAQSECCNGVPFAHYWMHNGYINVDNKKMSKSLGNFFTVRDVAEQYGYEPIRYLMISSHYRSPINYSIEVIEQCKSALERLYNCRGNLEFLIQHAPDGEKEGERELRRLFESRQDRFIEAMEDDLNTADAVSALFDLAKDINTNLTAEKDPSKEICLFALDLFNGLAEVLGLLYTKAETGADEEIERLIAERTKARAEKDWATADRIRDELKARHVVLEDTPQGVKWKPEG from the coding sequence ATGAAAATTTACAACACGCTGACAAGGCGGAAAGAGGAATTTGTCCCCATCACCCCCGGTGAGGCAAAGATTTACGCCTGCGGCCCGACCGTTTACAATTTCATCCATATCGGGAACGCGAGGCCGATCTGCGTGTTCGACGTGCTTCGCCGGTATCTGGAGTACCGTGGAATGGAAGTGACCTTCGTTCAGAACTTCACCGACATCGACGACAAAATCATCCGGCGGGCGAATGAGGAAAAAACCGATTATCTCACAGTGTCCCAGAGATATATCGAGGAATACAAAACCGACGCCGCAGGGCTGAACGTGCGTCCCGCCACCGTTCATCCCCTCGCGACGGAGAATATCGACGAGATCATCTCCATTATCTCCGGGCTGGTTGAAAAAGGCTATGCTTATCCGGCGGAGAACGGGGACGTCTATTTCCGCACGCTGAAAGACAAAGGCTATGGAAAACTTTCGCATCAGCCGCTGGACGACCTGAAATCCGGCGCGCGCATCGCGGTCGGCGAGCACAAGGAGGACCCGCTCGATTTCGCTCTCTGGAAGGGCTCGAAGCCCGGGGAGCCGAGCTGGACCTCTCCCTGGGGAAATGGAAGGCCGGGCTGGCACATCGAATGCTCCGCCATGGCGCGCCGCTACCTCGGGAAGACGATCGACATCCACTGCGGAGGGCAGGACCTGATTTTTCCTCACCATGAGAATGAGATCGCGCAGAGCGAGTGCTGCAACGGCGTGCCGTTCGCGCACTATTGGATGCACAACGGCTACATCAATGTGGACAATAAAAAGATGTCGAAATCGCTCGGCAATTTCTTTACCGTCCGCGATGTGGCCGAGCAGTACGGATATGAGCCGATCCGCTACCTGATGATCTCTTCCCATTACCGTTCGCCGATCAACTACAGCATAGAGGTCATCGAACAGTGCAAATCCGCGCTGGAGCGCCTGTACAATTGCCGCGGCAACCTGGAATTCCTGATCCAGCATGCTCCGGACGGGGAAAAGGAGGGGGAGCGCGAACTGCGCCGTTTGTTCGAATCCCGGCAGGACCGCTTCATCGAGGCGATGGAGGACGACCTGAACACGGCGGACGCGGTTTCCGCCCTGTTCGATCTGGCGAAGGACATCAATACGAATCTGACGGCGGAAAAAGATCCCTCCAAAGAGATCTGCCTGTTTGCTCTCGACCTGTTCAACGGCCTCGCGGAGGTCCTGGGCCTGCTGTACACGAAGGCGGAGACCGGCGCGGACGAAGAAATTGAGCGGTTGATCGCCGAGCGGACCAAAGCGCGCGCCGAAAAGGACTGGGCCACCGCGGACCGCATCCGCGATGAGCTGAAGGCACGCCATGTGGTGCTGGAGGATACGCCGCAGGGCGTCAAGTGGAAACCGGAAGGATAA
- a CDS encoding sensor histidine kinase yields MIQKSSITRRWLLNSLGVILLIVVTLIATLSAVIQGYVYNGIRSALNGRSDELTNMFSSYGRESPTEFSTAARSYVENFPNKENMELMVINSSGKILITSIGFAPDEDQQIPDYEAALKSASGYGTWTGRLTGGEKVMAVTRVMRSNLGSTVGAIRYVVSLEEADRQIVIIVGALIIAGLLILLFVILSSYYFMRSIIVPIKRIGATARLIAQGDFKARILKSNDDEIGQLCDTINDMADELGQSEKMKNDFISSVSHELRTPLTAIKGWAETIQAGDTDRQTFSRGMNIIVRESERLSGIVEELLDFSRMQSGRMTLTMDKIDILAELGEAVYMFSERAASEHKFLLYEEPEMLSPVLGDINRLRQVFVNVLDNALKYTNEGGTISVTADEEGGFIRVVISDNGCGIPAEHLPNVKKKFYKANQTVRGSGIGLALADEIMNLHSGSLDIESHENIGTAVTIRIPTYDRLENELKET; encoded by the coding sequence ATGATCCAGAAGAGCAGCATCACAAGGCGGTGGCTGCTGAACAGCCTCGGGGTGATTCTGCTGATCGTGGTCACGCTGATCGCGACCCTTTCCGCCGTGATCCAGGGGTATGTTTACAATGGGATCCGCTCGGCTTTAAACGGGCGCAGCGACGAGCTGACGAACATGTTTTCCAGCTACGGCAGGGAATCCCCGACTGAATTTTCCACCGCGGCGCGCAGCTATGTTGAAAATTTCCCGAACAAGGAAAACATGGAACTGATGGTCATCAATTCCTCCGGAAAGATCCTGATCACCTCCATCGGCTTCGCGCCGGATGAAGACCAGCAGATCCCGGATTACGAAGCCGCCCTGAAAAGCGCGAGCGGCTACGGCACCTGGACGGGCCGGCTCACGGGCGGGGAAAAGGTCATGGCGGTGACCCGCGTGATGCGCAGCAATCTCGGAAGCACGGTCGGCGCCATCCGGTACGTCGTCTCCCTGGAGGAGGCGGACCGGCAGATCGTCATCATCGTGGGCGCCCTGATCATCGCGGGGCTGCTGATCCTGCTCTTCGTTATCCTGTCGAGCTATTATTTCATGCGGTCGATCATCGTTCCGATCAAGCGCATCGGCGCGACGGCCAGGCTGATCGCGCAGGGCGACTTCAAGGCGCGCATCCTGAAGTCGAACGACGACGAGATCGGCCAGCTCTGCGACACCATCAACGACATGGCCGACGAGCTGGGGCAGAGCGAAAAAATGAAAAACGACTTTATTTCCTCCGTTTCCCATGAGCTGCGGACGCCGCTGACCGCCATCAAGGGCTGGGCGGAGACGATCCAGGCCGGCGACACCGACCGGCAGACGTTCAGCCGCGGCATGAACATCATCGTGCGGGAATCGGAGCGCCTCTCCGGCATCGTGGAGGAGCTGCTGGACTTTTCGCGCATGCAGAGCGGCCGCATGACGCTGACGATGGATAAAATCGACATCCTGGCCGAGCTGGGAGAGGCCGTCTACATGTTCAGCGAGCGGGCCGCCTCGGAGCATAAATTCCTGCTGTACGAGGAGCCGGAGATGCTTTCGCCGGTGCTGGGAGACATCAACCGGCTGCGCCAGGTGTTTGTCAACGTCCTGGACAACGCGCTGAAATACACGAACGAGGGCGGCACCATCAGCGTGACCGCGGATGAGGAGGGCGGCTTCATCCGCGTCGTCATCAGCGACAACGGCTGCGGCATTCCCGCCGAGCATCTGCCGAACGTGAAAAAGAAATTCTACAAGGCGAATCAAACCGTGCGCGGGTCGGGCATCGGGCTCGCGCTCGCGGACGAGATCATGAATCTGCATTCCGGCAGCCTTGACATCGAAAGCCATGAAAATATCGGCACCGCCGTCACGATCCGAATTCCCACCTACGACAGACTGGAAAACGAGCTGAAAGAGACATAG
- a CDS encoding class I SAM-dependent methyltransferase: MNPQERNADRFTGFAGLYDGARPHCPPQAIEEIKRYLGRSPETVVDLGCGTGLSTLAWTGHAGRVVGIEPNADMLAAARGKAEGIAGIEFHSAFANDTGLPDACADAVTCSQSFHWMEPAATLPEIARILRPGGVFAAYDYDWPPVCGARAELEFQRLDEYAWGLEEELCPGSAATRWDKSRHLRNIRESGYFSYARELLFSNSETCTAERLTAMLASRSGFQKSKGFMPERMGSALMEFSRRMWEIFGDAEFSIEFCYRMRLGMKA; this comes from the coding sequence ATGAATCCACAGGAACGGAACGCGGACCGGTTTACGGGTTTTGCGGGTCTTTACGATGGAGCGAGGCCCCACTGCCCGCCCCAGGCGATTGAGGAAATAAAGAGATATCTGGGCCGTTCCCCGGAAACAGTTGTCGACCTCGGCTGCGGGACAGGTCTGTCCACCCTGGCGTGGACCGGCCATGCCGGGAGGGTGGTCGGCATCGAGCCGAACGCGGATATGCTTGCGGCCGCGCGCGGCAAGGCGGAAGGCATCGCGGGAATTGAATTCCATTCGGCGTTTGCGAACGACACCGGACTTCCCGATGCCTGCGCGGACGCCGTGACCTGTTCCCAGTCCTTCCATTGGATGGAACCCGCCGCGACGCTTCCGGAAATCGCCCGCATCCTGCGGCCGGGCGGCGTGTTTGCCGCCTATGACTACGACTGGCCCCCGGTCTGCGGGGCCCGCGCCGAACTGGAATTCCAACGCCTGGACGAATACGCCTGGGGGCTGGAGGAAGAGCTTTGTCCGGGAAGTGCCGCCACACGCTGGGACAAGTCCCGGCATTTGCGGAACATCCGGGAAAGCGGGTATTTTTCTTACGCCCGCGAGCTGCTGTTTTCCAATTCGGAGACCTGCACGGCGGAGCGGCTGACCGCAATGCTGGCAAGCCGCTCCGGATTTCAGAAATCCAAGGGGTTCATGCCGGAGAGAATGGGTTCGGCGCTGATGGAATTTTCCAGGCGGATGTGGGAAATCTTTGGAGATGCGGAGTTTTCCATTGAGTTTTGCTATCGGATGCGCCTCGGCATGAAAGCCTAA
- a CDS encoding DUF1385 domain-containing protein, whose translation MPREKIKCITSIGGQALIEGIMMRGPKKTLLAVRKPDGEITLEELSAKDPRARSSFWKLPVLRGVFAFVDSMAVGYRALSRSAEISGLEDIEEGEETKFDKWLNDHFGDQIMNVVMGIGSVLGILLAIALFFILPTWLFNLVQGMAGPGFSVWRSPLEGLMRILIFLCYIVLISRMKDIRRLFEYHGAEHKTIFCYESGEELTVENVRKHQRFHPRCGTSFLVLMLLVGIIIGFFIPFSNPFLRTAVKLLCIPLVMGIGYEMIRYCGRNDNTLTRIIAAPGLWFQRITTREPDDSMIETAIAAMKGVIPENGEDRIDLKAS comes from the coding sequence ATGCCCAGAGAAAAAATAAAGTGCATCACATCCATCGGCGGACAGGCCCTGATCGAGGGAATCATGATGCGCGGCCCGAAAAAAACGCTTCTGGCCGTCCGCAAGCCGGACGGCGAAATCACGCTGGAAGAGCTTTCGGCGAAAGACCCGCGCGCCCGCAGTTCCTTCTGGAAGCTGCCCGTTCTGCGTGGCGTGTTCGCCTTTGTGGATTCCATGGCGGTCGGCTACCGGGCTCTGTCGCGCTCCGCCGAGATTTCCGGCCTGGAAGACATTGAGGAAGGCGAGGAAACCAAGTTCGACAAATGGCTGAACGATCATTTCGGCGATCAAATCATGAACGTCGTCATGGGAATCGGGTCGGTTCTCGGCATCCTGCTGGCCATCGCGCTGTTTTTCATTCTTCCGACCTGGCTGTTCAACCTGGTTCAGGGTATGGCCGGGCCCGGCTTTTCCGTTTGGCGCTCTCCTTTGGAGGGCTTGATGCGCATCCTGATTTTTCTCTGCTATATCGTTTTGATCTCCCGCATGAAAGATATCCGGCGCTTGTTCGAATACCACGGTGCGGAGCACAAGACGATCTTCTGCTATGAGAGCGGCGAGGAGCTCACGGTGGAGAACGTGAGAAAGCATCAGCGGTTTCATCCGCGCTGCGGCACCAGCTTCCTCGTGCTGATGCTCCTCGTCGGAATCATCATCGGATTTTTCATTCCGTTTTCCAACCCGTTCCTGCGAACGGCGGTCAAGCTTTTGTGCATCCCGCTGGTGATGGGCATCGGCTACGAGATGATCCGCTACTGCGGCAGAAATGATAACACGCTGACCCGGATCATCGCGGCCCCGGGGCTTTGGTTCCAGCGCATCACGACCAGGGAGCCGGACGATTCGATGATCGAGACCGCGATCGCCGCGATGAAGGGAGTCATCCCCGAAAACGGGGAGGACAGGATCGACCTGAAGGCGAGCTGA
- a CDS encoding regulatory protein RecX — protein sequence MMLSAAEPRRKGLTALFIDGEFAVSVDTETFALSGLKPGAELTDERLHELIRKSDARRAQEKALYLLEHRAHSQKELADKVARTVPREAAERAARHLAELGMVNDGEYARNLAAELFERKGCSASRVRWELEKRGIGRDLAARIAEENAPDPVQAIRRLLEKKYARSLGDEKGRRRTVAALQRLGYRWDDIKSALREFEEDGNFAGCGEDDRQSD from the coding sequence ATGATGCTTTCCGCGGCGGAGCCGCGACGAAAGGGCCTGACGGCCCTTTTTATCGACGGGGAATTCGCCGTCAGCGTGGACACGGAGACTTTCGCGCTCTCCGGGCTGAAACCGGGGGCGGAACTGACGGATGAGCGGCTGCATGAGCTGATTCGGAAAAGCGACGCGCGGCGCGCGCAGGAAAAGGCGCTTTATCTGCTGGAGCACCGCGCCCATTCCCAAAAGGAACTGGCCGACAAGGTCGCGCGGACCGTTCCGAGGGAGGCAGCCGAGCGGGCCGCACGGCACCTTGCCGAGCTCGGAATGGTCAATGACGGGGAATATGCCCGGAACCTTGCCGCAGAGCTGTTCGAACGCAAGGGCTGTTCCGCTTCGCGAGTGCGGTGGGAGCTGGAAAAAAGGGGAATCGGCCGGGACCTGGCGGCGCGCATCGCGGAGGAAAACGCGCCGGACCCGGTGCAGGCGATCCGCCGGCTGCTGGAAAAGAAATACGCCCGGTCCCTGGGCGACGAAAAGGGCCGCCGCCGAACCGTCGCGGCGCTGCAAAGGCTCGGCTATCGTTGGGACGATATCAAAAGCGCGCTCAGAGAATTTGAGGAGGATGGCAATTTTGCGGGATGCGGAGAAGACGATCGGCAATCTGATTGA
- the pgsA gene encoding CDP-diacylglycerol--glycerol-3-phosphate 3-phosphatidyltransferase, with product MNLPNRLTIARICIVPVFLVVMLAPDEIGLHYLWALILFVIASYTDHLDGKIARKNNQVTNFGKFMDPLADKILVMTALICFVQLGLADTWVVILILAREFIVTGIRLVAAESGQVIAANRWGKAKTVSQIIAISAVLAFQFILELVDRGSIPAFTLGGADGAFALTWIGSFLVLISAVFAVISGVVYLMQNIQLIDTTK from the coding sequence ATGAATCTGCCGAATCGGCTGACCATCGCACGGATCTGCATTGTTCCGGTTTTCCTCGTCGTCATGCTTGCACCGGACGAAATCGGACTTCATTATCTTTGGGCGCTGATTCTGTTTGTCATTGCCTCCTATACCGATCACCTGGACGGCAAAATCGCGAGAAAAAACAATCAGGTGACCAATTTCGGAAAATTCATGGATCCGCTGGCGGACAAAATCCTTGTGATGACCGCGCTGATCTGCTTTGTCCAACTCGGGCTTGCGGATACCTGGGTGGTGATCCTCATCCTCGCGCGGGAATTTATTGTGACCGGCATCCGGCTTGTCGCGGCGGAAAGCGGACAGGTCATCGCCGCGAATCGTTGGGGAAAGGCGAAGACCGTCAGCCAGATCATTGCGATTTCGGCGGTGCTCGCGTTCCAGTTTATTCTGGAGCTGGTCGACAGGGGCAGTATCCCGGCCTTCACGCTGGGCGGGGCGGACGGGGCGTTTGCGCTGACCTGGATCGGCAGTTTTCTGGTGCTGATTTCCGCCGTGTTCGCGGTCATTTCCGGCGTGGTTTACCTGATGCAGAATATTCAGCTGATTGACACCACAAAATAA
- the rimO gene encoding 30S ribosomal protein S12 methylthiotransferase RimO, giving the protein MAYSVGLVNLGCPKNQVDAELMLAILRKAGYELKQDAGEADVAIVNTCGFIDAAKQESIGEILELARKKAEGRVKAIVVTGCLAERYREQILCELPEVDAVAGIGANSNIAQVVRQALGGGKTELFPEKTALPLCGERSLLTPDYTAYLKIAEGCDNRCSYCAIPAIRGPYRSRPMEEIEREARGLAESGAKEIILIAQDTSRYGYDRYHKLMLSELLRRLCRVEGLEWIRFLYAYPDSITDELLQTMAEEEKIVKYLDLPLQHCSARVLKAMRRAGDRGSLTALMGKIRDAVPGVTLRTTLIAGFPGETEAEFDELCGFVRDVRFERLGCFAYSREEGTAAASLPDQLDEEEKRRRAEFIMELQMGIMQEQGEALMGKTLRVLTEGCDREEGLCYGRSAADAPDIDGRVWFSSRGKPGPGRFVNVKITDCIDGDPAGHAVGNQEESL; this is encoded by the coding sequence ATGGCGTATTCAGTGGGACTCGTCAATCTCGGCTGCCCCAAAAATCAGGTCGACGCGGAGCTGATGCTCGCGATTCTGCGGAAAGCGGGCTATGAACTGAAACAGGACGCGGGGGAAGCGGACGTCGCGATTGTCAACACCTGCGGGTTTATCGACGCGGCAAAGCAGGAATCCATCGGCGAAATCCTGGAGCTTGCGCGGAAAAAGGCCGAGGGGCGCGTCAAAGCGATCGTCGTGACCGGCTGCCTGGCGGAGCGCTACCGGGAGCAGATTCTCTGCGAGCTGCCGGAGGTGGACGCGGTCGCGGGCATCGGGGCGAACAGCAATATCGCCCAGGTGGTCCGGCAGGCGCTGGGCGGCGGCAAAACGGAGCTGTTTCCGGAAAAGACGGCGCTCCCTCTTTGCGGAGAGCGCAGCCTGCTGACCCCGGACTACACGGCTTACCTGAAAATTGCGGAGGGGTGCGACAACCGGTGCTCCTACTGCGCGATCCCGGCGATTCGCGGCCCGTACCGCTCCCGCCCGATGGAGGAGATCGAACGGGAAGCGCGCGGGCTTGCTGAGAGCGGGGCAAAAGAAATCATCCTCATCGCACAGGACACGTCCCGTTACGGATATGACCGGTACCATAAACTGATGCTGTCAGAGCTTCTGCGCCGGCTTTGCCGCGTCGAAGGGCTGGAATGGATCCGTTTCCTCTATGCTTACCCCGATTCCATCACGGACGAGCTTCTTCAGACCATGGCGGAGGAGGAGAAAATCGTCAAATATCTGGACCTTCCGCTCCAGCACTGCAGCGCCAGGGTCCTCAAAGCGATGCGGAGGGCCGGGGACCGCGGATCCCTGACCGCCCTGATGGGTAAAATCCGGGATGCCGTGCCCGGGGTGACGCTGCGCACGACGCTGATCGCCGGGTTCCCCGGCGAAACGGAAGCGGAGTTCGACGAGCTTTGCGGGTTTGTCCGGGACGTCCGGTTTGAGCGCCTCGGATGCTTTGCCTATTCGCGGGAGGAGGGGACCGCGGCGGCCTCCCTGCCGGATCAGCTGGACGAGGAGGAGAAACGCCGCCGCGCGGAATTCATCATGGAGCTTCAGATGGGAATCATGCAGGAGCAGGGAGAAGCGCTCATGGGGAAAACCCTTCGGGTGCTGACGGAAGGCTGCGACCGGGAAGAGGGACTCTGCTACGGAAGGAGCGCGGCGGACGCGCCGGACATCGACGGAAGGGTCTGGTTCTCTTCTCGCGGAAAACCGGGACCGGGCCGGTTTGTCAATGTGAAAATCACGGACTGCATCGACGGCGATCCGGCCGGGCACGCCGTCGGGAATCAGGAGGAATCGCTATGA
- the cysE gene encoding serine O-acetyltransferase: MFSSLKADLDSIIDRDPAARSRLEVFFLYSGFKAVRSYRLAHWFFQHNQKFIARWLSQRARHKTGIEIHPGATIGKGLFIDHGMGVVIGETAEVGDYCTLYQGVTLGGTGKDHGKRHPTLGNNVLVGAGAKILGPFHVGDNARVAAGAVVLEEVPANATAVGVPARIVRLDGVRPANLDQIHIGDPVSQQLCYMGVELRKIRAQLDAVENTVSDQGRQRTAKSS; the protein is encoded by the coding sequence ATGTTTTCCAGTTTGAAAGCAGACCTTGATTCCATCATCGACCGTGACCCGGCGGCCCGTTCCCGGCTGGAAGTATTTTTTCTCTATTCCGGTTTCAAGGCGGTCCGATCCTATCGTCTTGCGCACTGGTTCTTTCAGCACAACCAGAAATTCATCGCGCGCTGGCTGTCCCAGAGGGCGCGGCATAAGACCGGAATCGAGATTCACCCCGGTGCTACCATCGGCAAGGGGCTGTTCATCGACCACGGCATGGGCGTCGTCATCGGCGAAACCGCCGAAGTCGGAGACTACTGCACTCTTTATCAGGGCGTGACGCTGGGCGGGACGGGCAAGGACCACGGCAAGCGCCACCCGACGCTGGGCAACAACGTGCTGGTCGGGGCCGGCGCGAAGATCCTGGGCCCGTTCCACGTCGGGGACAACGCCCGGGTCGCGGCGGGCGCGGTCGTGCTGGAGGAAGTGCCTGCGAACGCGACGGCGGTTGGGGTGCCCGCCCGGATCGTCCGGCTGGACGGCGTGCGCCCGGCGAATCTGGACCAGATTCACATCGGCGACCCGGTCTCCCAGCAGCTTTGCTACATGGGGGTGGAGCTGCGGAAAATTCGCGCACAGCTTGACGCAGTGGAAAATACTGTTTCCGATCAGGGAAGACAAAGAACGGCGAAAAGCTCCTGA
- the recA gene encoding recombinase RecA encodes MAAGKKMPEKLINKETDKKKALETALAQIEKQYGKGAVMRLGQNEAMHVEAIPTGSLGLDLALGIGGLPRGRIIEIYGPESSGKTTLALHCIAQGQKNGGNAAFIDVEHALDPVYARALGVDVDSLLVSQPDTGEQALEITEALVRSGAIDVIVVDSVAALVPRMEIEGEMGDSHVGLQARLMSQALRKLAGAISKSNCVAIFINQLREKVGVMYGNPEVTPGGRALKFYASVRIDIRKVETLKNGTEMIGSHTRAKVVKNKIAPPFRSAEFDIMYGHGISRESELLDLGVQLDLVQKSGAWFSYNDNRIGQGRENAKTFFLEHPETADELEKLIRQHMSELFSKPSGGGSGPRPVEPAESPAKSRPEAGGGADADIDIEADDE; translated from the coding sequence ATGGCAGCGGGAAAGAAAATGCCGGAAAAGCTGATCAATAAGGAAACCGACAAGAAGAAGGCGCTCGAAACGGCGCTGGCGCAGATTGAAAAGCAATACGGCAAAGGGGCGGTCATGCGTCTCGGGCAGAATGAGGCCATGCACGTCGAGGCGATCCCGACCGGGTCGCTCGGGCTGGACCTCGCGCTGGGCATCGGCGGCCTGCCGCGCGGCAGGATCATTGAAATCTACGGCCCGGAGAGCTCCGGCAAAACGACCCTCGCGCTGCACTGCATCGCGCAGGGGCAGAAGAACGGAGGCAACGCGGCGTTTATCGATGTGGAGCACGCGCTGGACCCGGTCTATGCGCGCGCGCTCGGCGTGGATGTGGATTCCCTGCTGGTCTCCCAGCCTGACACCGGCGAGCAGGCGCTGGAAATCACGGAGGCGCTGGTCCGCTCCGGCGCGATCGACGTCATCGTGGTCGACTCTGTCGCGGCCCTTGTGCCCCGGATGGAGATCGAGGGGGAAATGGGCGACAGCCACGTCGGCCTTCAGGCCCGCCTGATGTCCCAGGCTCTGCGCAAGCTGGCCGGCGCGATTTCCAAATCCAACTGCGTTGCGATTTTTATCAATCAGCTCCGCGAAAAGGTCGGCGTGATGTACGGAAACCCGGAAGTGACCCCCGGCGGCAGGGCGCTGAAATTTTACGCCTCCGTGCGCATCGATATCCGTAAAGTGGAAACGCTGAAAAACGGGACGGAGATGATCGGCTCCCACACCAGGGCGAAGGTGGTCAAGAACAAGATCGCGCCGCCGTTCCGCTCCGCGGAGTTCGATATCATGTACGGGCACGGCATCTCCCGTGAAAGCGAGCTGCTGGACCTCGGCGTCCAGCTCGACCTTGTGCAGAAGAGCGGCGCCTGGTTCTCTTACAATGACAACAGGATCGGGCAGGGCCGTGAAAATGCGAAGACCTTTTTTCTTGAGCACCCGGAGACGGCGGACGAGCTGGAAAAGCTGATCCGGCAGCACATGTCGGAGCTGTTCAGCAAGCCGTCCGGAGGCGGTTCGGGCCCGCGCCCGGTGGAGCCGGCGGAGAGTCCCGCGAAAAGCCGTCCGGAGGCGGGCGGCGGGGCGGACGCCGATATCGACATTGAGGCGGACGACGAATGA